A single region of the Rhodoligotrophos defluvii genome encodes:
- a CDS encoding DUF2163 domain-containing protein: MKALSPDLQAHLGSGATTLAWCWKITRHDGVVMGFTDHDLDLVVAGVTYQAGTGFTAGEIASGLGLAVDTMQAEAALSADAITEEDIAAGRYDDAQVEILRVNWRDPTQWVLMRKGNLGEVSRSGKAFTAEIRGLAHRLNQPRGRLYQFTCDAVLGDERCRFSLDTEGFRGFGSVAAVQANRRLDAGGLANFPGRWFERGRLVWTTGANVGTVSEVKTHRLEAGAVFLELWQAPAGTIALDDQFMVEAGCDKRFATCRAKFANAANFRGFPHMPTNDFVMAYPNPGDANLDGGGNFSGE; this comes from the coding sequence ATGAAAGCCTTGAGCCCGGATCTGCAGGCCCATCTCGGCAGCGGCGCCACGACGCTGGCCTGGTGCTGGAAGATCACCCGCCATGACGGCGTGGTGATGGGCTTCACCGACCATGATCTGGACCTGGTGGTGGCTGGGGTCACCTACCAGGCCGGTACCGGCTTCACCGCGGGCGAGATCGCGTCCGGCCTGGGGCTTGCCGTGGACACCATGCAGGCAGAAGCGGCCTTGAGCGCGGACGCGATCACCGAAGAGGATATCGCCGCCGGCCGCTATGATGACGCGCAAGTGGAAATCCTGCGGGTGAACTGGCGCGATCCCACCCAGTGGGTGCTCATGCGCAAGGGCAATCTCGGCGAGGTGAGCCGCAGCGGCAAAGCCTTCACCGCCGAGATCCGCGGCCTGGCCCATCGGCTCAATCAGCCCCGCGGGAGGCTCTATCAGTTCACCTGCGACGCGGTGCTGGGGGACGAGCGCTGCCGCTTCTCGCTCGATACGGAAGGGTTTCGCGGCTTCGGCAGCGTGGCCGCCGTGCAGGCGAACCGCAGGCTGGATGCCGGCGGCCTCGCCAATTTCCCCGGCCGCTGGTTCGAGCGCGGGCGCCTCGTGTGGACCACGGGTGCGAATGTGGGAACTGTGTCCGAGGTCAAGACGCACCGGCTGGAAGCGGGCGCGGTGTTCCTGGAACTGTGGCAGGCGCCTGCCGGCACCATCGCCCTTGACGACCAGTTCATGGTCGAAGCCGGTTGCGACAAGCGCTTCGCCACCTGCCGGGCGAAATTCGCCAATGCCGCCAATTTCCGCGGCTTTCCGCATATGCCGACCAATGACTTCGTCATGGCCTATCCCAATCCCGGCGATGCCAATCTCGACGGCGGCGGCAATTTCTCCGGCGAGTGA
- a CDS encoding DUF2460 domain-containing protein, which translates to MTFHEVRFPTSIAFGSSGGPERRTDVVTLASGGEERNGRWAHSRRRYNAGYGVRSLDDLHAVLAFFEARGGRLYGFRFKDHADFKSCAPSGNIAPTDQQLGTGDGTQTIFQLVKHYASGPVSYIRPIAKPAAGTVRAAVAGIEQSLGVDFTVDVTTGLVTFAAAPVAGAAVTAGFAFDVPVRFDTDMLDINLTAFQAGEIPNIPLVEVRT; encoded by the coding sequence ATGACCTTTCATGAGGTGCGGTTTCCCACCAGCATCGCCTTCGGCTCGTCGGGCGGGCCCGAGCGGCGCACCGATGTGGTGACGCTCGCCTCGGGCGGCGAGGAGCGCAACGGCCGCTGGGCCCATTCCAGACGCCGCTACAATGCCGGTTATGGGGTGCGCTCGCTGGACGACCTGCACGCAGTGCTCGCCTTCTTCGAGGCACGCGGCGGCCGCCTCTACGGTTTCCGCTTCAAGGACCATGCGGATTTCAAATCCTGCGCGCCCAGCGGCAATATCGCGCCGACTGATCAGCAGCTCGGCACCGGCGATGGCACCCAAACCATTTTCCAGCTGGTGAAGCACTATGCATCGGGCCCTGTGAGCTACATCAGGCCCATTGCCAAGCCGGCGGCGGGCACGGTGCGGGCGGCGGTTGCCGGCATCGAGCAGAGCCTGGGTGTGGACTTCACCGTTGACGTGACAACCGGCCTCGTGACCTTTGCGGCGGCACCCGTGGCCGGTGCGGCCGTGACCGCGGGCTTTGCCTTCGATGTGCCGGTGCGCTTCGATACCGACATGCTGGACATCAACCTGACCGCCTTCCAGGCCGGCGAAATCCCCAACATCCCGCTGGTGGAGGTGCGGACATGA
- a CDS encoding phage tail tape measure protein, with product MAEEIEGLNVSIALDSTQFRKDLEEVGRLTAGFERSMARVFTNAAISGRKLDDVLRSLILSLSRQTLTAALRPLTQGIGTALTSAISGLTANARGNVFTGGVLKPFADGGVVNGPTLFPLRGGTGLMGEAGPEAILPLARGADGRLGVRSDGAGARPIHITFNVTTPDVAGFRRSQSEIGAILARAMARGQRNL from the coding sequence ATGGCAGAGGAGATTGAGGGGTTAAACGTCTCGATCGCGCTCGATTCGACCCAGTTCAGGAAGGACCTAGAGGAGGTGGGGCGGCTCACCGCCGGCTTCGAGCGTTCCATGGCGCGGGTCTTCACCAATGCGGCAATCAGCGGCCGCAAGCTGGATGACGTGCTGCGCTCGCTCATCCTGTCCCTGTCGCGGCAGACCCTGACGGCGGCGCTACGGCCGCTGACCCAGGGGATCGGCACCGCGCTCACCAGCGCGATCAGCGGCCTCACCGCCAATGCGCGCGGCAATGTGTTCACGGGCGGGGTGCTCAAACCCTTCGCCGATGGCGGGGTGGTGAACGGCCCGACCCTGTTTCCCCTGCGCGGCGGCACGGGGCTCATGGGCGAGGCGGGGCCGGAAGCCATCCTGCCGCTCGCCCGCGGCGCAGACGGCCGCCTCGGCGTGCGCAGCGACGGGGCGGGCGCCCGGCCGATCCACATCACCTTCAACGTAACCACCCCGGACGTCGCCGGCTTCCGCCGCTCGCAATCGGAGATCGGCGCCATACTGGCGAGAGCCATGGCCCGGGGCCAGCGCAATCTGTGA
- a CDS encoding rcc01693 family protein has product MMVPDNRATSGFPWRRLMALGLGVLKLHPASFWSMTPRELGAALEGAGVLPRGADALDRATLDRLIQRYPDQGADHGRGD; this is encoded by the coding sequence ATGATGGTGCCTGACAACCGGGCCACATCAGGGTTCCCCTGGCGGCGATTGATGGCCTTGGGGCTGGGCGTGCTCAAGCTGCATCCCGCCAGCTTCTGGTCCATGACCCCGCGCGAGCTCGGCGCGGCCCTCGAAGGCGCCGGCGTGCTGCCGCGGGGCGCAGACGCCCTCGACCGCGCCACGCTCGACCGCCTGATCCAGCGCTATCCAGACCAAGGAGCTGATCATGGCAGAGGAGATTGA
- a CDS encoding gene transfer agent family protein: MVNRHRGEVEAVLDGRPYRLCLTLGALAELESAYGGIDLMQLAQRFDGGRLQATDVIRIIGAGLRGGGAEVDDATVARMTMEGGAAGFVRLAAALLQATFGADDGA, translated from the coding sequence ATGGTCAACCGACACCGGGGCGAGGTCGAGGCGGTGCTCGACGGCCGGCCGTACCGGCTATGCCTGACCCTGGGGGCACTCGCCGAGCTCGAATCCGCCTATGGCGGCATCGACCTGATGCAGCTCGCCCAGCGGTTCGACGGCGGCCGGCTGCAGGCGACCGATGTGATCAGGATCATCGGGGCGGGCCTGCGCGGTGGCGGCGCAGAAGTCGACGATGCGACAGTGGCGCGGATGACCATGGAGGGTGGCGCCGCCGGATTTGTGAGGCTGGCGGCAGCGCTGCTGCAGGCAACGTTCGGAGCCGATGATGGTGCCTGA
- a CDS encoding phage major tail protein, TP901-1 family: MTAQRGRDLLLKVDQDGNGAFLTIAGLRTHSIGLNARTVDTTNADSVNQWRELLAGAGVKSASIRGAGIFRDESSDAIARSYFFADTIRDWQVIVPDFGTIEGKFQMTALDYAGQHDGELSFELALESAGPLTFTAA, from the coding sequence ATGACGGCTCAACGCGGCCGCGATCTGCTGCTCAAGGTGGATCAGGACGGCAATGGTGCATTCCTGACCATCGCCGGCCTGCGCACCCATTCGATCGGGCTCAATGCCCGCACGGTCGACACCACCAATGCGGACTCGGTGAACCAGTGGCGGGAGCTGCTGGCCGGCGCCGGGGTGAAATCAGCCAGCATACGGGGCGCCGGCATCTTCCGGGACGAAAGCTCGGACGCGATCGCCCGTTCTTATTTCTTCGCCGACACGATCCGCGACTGGCAGGTGATCGTGCCCGATTTCGGCACGATCGAGGGCAAGTTCCAGATGACCGCCCTGGACTATGCCGGTCAACACGATGGCGAGCTGAGCTTCGAACTGGCGCTCGAATCCGCCGGCCCGCTCACCTTTACAGCGGCATGA
- a CDS encoding DUF3168 domain-containing protein, which yields MSTVAALALQKALFSHLSANAGVTDLIGPDGIADDVEERRPFPYVTIGEIRTSDWSTQNRRGHEHHVTIHVWSRAAGRREIQTIMGAIDEALDGPLPALTGHRLINLRPVFWHALRDPDGVTYHGVVRLRAVTEPLAQDA from the coding sequence ATGAGCACTGTCGCCGCCCTGGCGCTGCAAAAGGCGCTGTTCAGCCATCTGAGCGCCAATGCGGGGGTGACCGATCTCATCGGTCCCGACGGGATCGCCGATGACGTGGAGGAGCGCCGGCCGTTCCCCTATGTCACCATAGGCGAGATCCGCACCAGCGACTGGAGCACCCAAAACCGCCGCGGCCACGAGCACCACGTAACCATCCACGTGTGGTCACGGGCGGCCGGCCGCCGCGAGATCCAGACCATCATGGGCGCGATCGACGAAGCGCTCGACGGCCCACTGCCGGCCCTGACCGGTCACAGGCTCATCAACCTGCGCCCCGTCTTCTGGCACGCCCTGCGCGACCCGGATGGCGTGACCTATCACGGGGTCGTCCGGCTGCGCGCCGTGACCGAGCCGCTGGCCCAGGACGCCTGA
- a CDS encoding phage head closure protein: MTRIGKLRHRLRLERPVRVSDGTGGAEVTWQPVAAVWAAVEPVRFENGVKAEKISAAVTHRITIRYRDDVSTDMRLIAGTRIFEIDSVRDDAERRRHLTCLVRERLTP, translated from the coding sequence GTGACCCGCATCGGCAAGCTGCGCCATCGGCTCAGGCTGGAGCGGCCCGTCCGCGTGAGCGACGGTACCGGCGGCGCCGAGGTGACTTGGCAGCCGGTGGCAGCGGTCTGGGCGGCGGTGGAACCGGTGCGCTTCGAGAACGGCGTGAAGGCGGAGAAGATCTCGGCGGCAGTGACGCACCGGATCACCATCCGCTACCGGGACGACGTGTCCACCGACATGCGGTTGATCGCCGGCACCAGGATCTTTGAAATCGACAGCGTGCGGGATGATGCCGAGCGGCGGCGACACCTCACCTGTCTCGTGCGGGAAAGGCTCACCCCATGA
- a CDS encoding head-tail connector protein: MMSVPNSPPAVEPVSLEQARGHLRVDGAFEDELIAALITSARIHLEIATRRIFITQGWSVFLDDWPKDGIITLPIRPVQTVDRVLVYGDDGEPELVDPAIYVADTGVLPRLKPRTGKQWPRPERAFRGIEIEVTAGYGDEPETVPATLRQAILQLVAHWYENREPVGLGDQPFELPAMIKALIAPYRVLAL, translated from the coding sequence ATGATGTCGGTTCCCAATTCACCGCCGGCGGTCGAACCGGTGAGCCTCGAGCAAGCGCGTGGCCATCTCCGCGTGGATGGCGCGTTCGAGGACGAGCTGATTGCCGCGCTGATCACCTCTGCCCGCATCCACCTGGAAATCGCCACCCGGCGTATATTCATCACCCAGGGCTGGTCGGTGTTCCTGGACGACTGGCCCAAGGACGGCATCATCACGCTGCCCATCCGGCCGGTTCAGACGGTCGACCGGGTCCTCGTCTACGGCGACGACGGCGAACCCGAGCTCGTCGACCCCGCGATCTATGTGGCCGATACGGGCGTGTTGCCTCGGCTGAAGCCGCGCACCGGCAAACAATGGCCGCGCCCGGAACGGGCCTTCCGCGGCATCGAAATCGAGGTTACCGCCGGCTATGGTGACGAGCCGGAAACGGTGCCCGCGACCCTGCGCCAGGCGATCCTGCAGCTCGTCGCCCACTGGTACGAGAACCGCGAGCCGGTGGGCCTCGGCGACCAGCCCTTCGAGCTGCCGGCCATGATCAAGGCGCTGATCGCCCCGTACCGGGTGCTGGCGCTGTGA
- a CDS encoding phage major capsid protein — protein sequence MRDLDHGPFETKVAIPPSADIAAAFNGFMQAFESFKEANDERLAQLERRMTADAVTSEKVQRINGALDEQKQRLDELVLKAARPRLGASTAEDGLPDARAAEHKAAFHAYVRKGETTGLAGLEAKALSVGSGPDGGYLVPEETETEIGRLMAEISPIRAIASVRQVSGALYKKPFVTTGAAAGWVAETGTRNQTTSPTLASLEFPTMELYAMPAATQTLLDDSAVNIDQWIAEEVRTVFAEQEGTAFVTGDGSNKPRGFLDYAKVANGGWSWGNLGYLATGAAGDFAGTDPADVLVDLVYALKAGYRQNAHWVMNRKTQAAIRKIKDLDGNYIWQPALQAGTPASLLGFPVAEAEAMPDMATDSFSVGFGDFRRGYLIVDRLGLRVLRDPYSAKPYVLFYTTKRVGGGVQDFDAIKLIKFGTS from the coding sequence ATGCGAGATCTGGACCACGGACCGTTCGAGACCAAGGTCGCCATACCGCCATCGGCGGATATCGCGGCCGCTTTCAACGGCTTCATGCAGGCCTTCGAGAGCTTCAAGGAGGCCAATGACGAACGCCTCGCGCAACTGGAGCGGCGCATGACGGCCGACGCCGTGACCAGCGAGAAGGTGCAGCGGATCAACGGCGCGCTGGACGAGCAGAAGCAGCGGCTGGACGAGCTGGTGCTCAAGGCCGCCCGGCCACGCCTGGGCGCGAGCACTGCGGAGGACGGCCTGCCTGACGCCCGCGCGGCGGAGCACAAGGCCGCCTTCCACGCCTATGTCCGGAAGGGCGAGACCACCGGCCTCGCCGGGCTGGAGGCGAAGGCGCTCTCGGTCGGTTCAGGGCCGGATGGCGGCTATCTCGTGCCCGAGGAGACCGAGACCGAGATCGGCCGGCTCATGGCCGAGATCTCGCCGATCCGCGCCATCGCCAGCGTGCGGCAAGTCTCCGGCGCGCTTTACAAGAAGCCCTTCGTGACGACCGGCGCCGCCGCGGGCTGGGTGGCCGAGACCGGCACCCGCAACCAGACCACCTCGCCCACGCTCGCCTCGCTCGAATTCCCCACCATGGAGCTCTATGCGATGCCGGCGGCAACCCAGACCCTGCTCGATGACTCAGCCGTCAATATCGACCAGTGGATCGCCGAGGAAGTGCGCACCGTGTTCGCCGAGCAGGAAGGAACGGCCTTCGTGACCGGCGACGGCAGCAACAAGCCGAGGGGCTTCCTGGATTATGCCAAGGTCGCGAATGGCGGATGGAGCTGGGGCAATCTCGGCTATCTCGCCACCGGCGCCGCGGGCGATTTCGCCGGCACCGATCCGGCCGACGTGCTGGTCGACCTGGTCTATGCCCTCAAGGCGGGCTACCGGCAGAATGCCCACTGGGTCATGAACCGCAAGACTCAGGCGGCGATCCGCAAGATCAAGGATCTGGACGGCAACTATATCTGGCAGCCCGCCCTGCAGGCGGGCACCCCGGCAAGCCTGCTCGGCTTCCCCGTCGCGGAGGCGGAGGCGATGCCCGACATGGCCACGGACAGCTTCTCCGTAGGCTTCGGCGACTTCCGCCGCGGCTACCTGATCGTCGACCGGTTGGGGCTACGGGTGCTGCGCGATCCCTATTCGGCGAAGCCCTACGTGCTGTTCTACACGACCAAGCGGGTCGGCGGCGGCGTGCAGGATTTCGACGCGATCAAGCTCATCAAATTCGGCACGTCCTGA
- a CDS encoding HK97 family phage prohead protease, with protein sequence MNFEASLRVEGYASLFGRPDSAGDVVMAGAFAASLARRPPAAVKMLFQHDPAQPIGIWTDIREDRHGLKASGMLAAGVARAEDIARLIRLGALDGLSIGFRTVRAARDRATGLRLLRAVDLWEISIVTFPLLSEARIMGQRQPAPVPLPMTTAAAIRAAARSFLT encoded by the coding sequence ATGAATTTCGAAGCCTCGCTTCGCGTCGAGGGCTATGCGAGCCTGTTCGGCCGCCCGGACAGCGCCGGCGACGTGGTGATGGCCGGCGCCTTCGCCGCAAGCCTCGCCCGCCGGCCGCCGGCCGCGGTGAAGATGCTGTTCCAGCACGACCCGGCGCAGCCCATCGGCATCTGGACCGATATCCGCGAGGACCGCCATGGGCTGAAAGCGAGCGGCATGCTGGCGGCGGGCGTCGCGCGGGCGGAGGACATTGCCCGGCTGATCCGCCTCGGCGCGCTCGACGGCCTGTCCATCGGCTTCCGCACGGTGCGCGCCGCCCGCGACCGCGCGACCGGGTTGCGGCTGCTGAGGGCGGTGGATCTCTGGGAGATCTCGATCGTCACCTTTCCGCTGCTGAGCGAGGCCCGGATCATGGGGCAGCGGCAGCCTGCTCCAGTGCCGCTTCCCATGACCACCGCGGCGGCCATCCGCGCCGCGGCCCGATCCTTCCTGACCTGA
- a CDS encoding phage portal protein, with amino-acid sequence MGILERLKWRATRPVSPAATAPEEKRSATGPLIALHMQGQPVWTPRNYASLAREGYAHNAVGYRCVRMIAEAAAAVPWLLYDGNAEVNRHPLLDLLTSPNPVSSGADLFEAFYGYLQTAGNSYLEVVAVGGRPRELHVLRPDRMRVIPGSDGWPEAYAYTVDGQTVRFTQPARGQKPILHLKLFNPTNEHYGLSPFEAAAHSVDVHTAAGAWNKSLLDNAARPSGALVYAGQDGAGNLSEEQFARLKQELETSFQGTANAGRPLVLEGGLDWKSMSLSPRDMDFIEAKNTAAREIALAFGVPPMLLAIPGDNTFANYAEANRTFWRQTVLPLVGRTARALSQWLAPSFGEDLRLWYDADQIEALATEREALWSRINAATFLSDDEKRAAVGYGPRQASRPSE; translated from the coding sequence ATGGGCATCCTGGAACGATTGAAGTGGCGGGCCACCAGGCCGGTTTCACCGGCAGCGACCGCGCCCGAGGAAAAGCGCAGCGCGACGGGTCCGCTCATCGCCCTGCACATGCAGGGGCAGCCGGTATGGACCCCCCGGAATTATGCGAGCCTCGCGCGCGAAGGCTATGCGCATAACGCGGTGGGCTATCGCTGCGTGAGGATGATCGCCGAAGCCGCGGCCGCCGTGCCCTGGCTGCTCTACGACGGAAACGCCGAGGTCAACCGCCATCCGCTGCTCGACTTGCTGACGAGCCCCAATCCGGTCAGCAGCGGTGCCGACCTGTTCGAAGCCTTCTACGGCTACCTGCAGACCGCCGGCAACAGCTATCTCGAGGTGGTCGCCGTCGGCGGCCGCCCGCGCGAGCTGCACGTGCTGCGGCCGGACCGCATGCGGGTCATTCCCGGCAGCGACGGCTGGCCCGAAGCTTATGCCTATACGGTGGACGGGCAGACTGTCCGCTTCACCCAGCCGGCGCGCGGACAGAAGCCGATCCTGCACCTGAAGCTGTTCAATCCCACCAACGAGCACTACGGCCTGAGCCCGTTCGAGGCGGCCGCGCACAGCGTGGACGTGCATACCGCCGCGGGCGCCTGGAACAAGAGCCTGCTGGACAACGCGGCGCGCCCTTCCGGCGCGCTCGTCTATGCCGGCCAGGACGGCGCCGGCAACCTTTCGGAAGAGCAGTTCGCTAGGCTGAAGCAGGAGCTGGAGACCTCATTCCAGGGCACGGCCAATGCCGGACGGCCCCTGGTGCTGGAAGGCGGGCTCGACTGGAAGAGCATGAGCCTGAGCCCGCGCGACATGGACTTCATCGAGGCCAAGAACACGGCTGCCCGCGAGATCGCGCTGGCCTTCGGCGTGCCGCCGATGCTGCTGGCCATTCCCGGCGACAACACCTTCGCCAACTACGCCGAGGCGAACCGCACCTTCTGGCGCCAGACGGTGCTGCCCCTGGTGGGGCGTACGGCACGGGCCTTGAGCCAGTGGCTGGCGCCCAGCTTCGGCGAGGACCTGCGGCTCTGGTACGATGCCGACCAGATCGAGGCGCTGGCCACCGAGCGCGAGGCGCTGTGGTCGCGCATCAACGCCGCGACGTTCCTTTCGGACGACGAGAAGCGGGCCGCTGTCGGCTATGGGCCGCGCCAGGCGAGCAGGCCGTCCGAATAA
- a CDS encoding DNA-packaging protein: MAPSERLARLGRLGLGELTEMQRDWALRARKDQLPPDLTDFDETWTVWLLMGGRGAGKTRTGAEWIKAQARGDLCFCCAPVRRIALVGQTLNDVRAVMVEGDSGLLAVHDRRSRPDYEPSKRTITWANGAIAQLFSAEEPDALRGPQFEVAWCDEIAKWRNAEETWDMLQFGLRLGARPRIVATTTPKPVPLLKRLLADAGTRVSRARTRDNAANLAPTFIAAVEGKYGGTRLGRQELDGELIEDDPDALFKRADIEAGRLAAAPDLVRVVVAVDPPATGSARANACGIVCAGIGGDGRGYVLHDGSLDGAAPGRWAKRAIELLHSFEADRLVAEVNQGGDMVEAVLREVDPAIPFRAVRASRGKQVRAEPVAALYEQGRISHVGTFPELEDELVSFAQLVASAGRSPDRADALVWAFTDLMLGRQRAPRIRAV; this comes from the coding sequence TTGGCCCCCTCTGAGCGACTGGCCCGGCTCGGCCGGCTTGGGCTGGGCGAACTCACGGAGATGCAGAGGGACTGGGCGCTGCGCGCCCGCAAGGATCAACTTCCGCCGGATCTTACGGATTTCGACGAGACCTGGACCGTGTGGCTGCTGATGGGCGGCCGCGGCGCCGGCAAGACCCGAACGGGCGCGGAATGGATCAAGGCGCAAGCGCGGGGGGATCTATGCTTCTGCTGCGCGCCGGTGCGCCGGATCGCCCTGGTGGGCCAGACCCTGAACGACGTGCGCGCGGTGATGGTCGAGGGAGACTCCGGGCTGCTTGCCGTCCACGATCGCCGGAGCCGCCCGGACTACGAGCCTTCCAAGCGCACGATCACCTGGGCCAACGGCGCCATCGCGCAGCTCTTCTCGGCCGAGGAGCCGGACGCCCTGCGCGGCCCGCAATTCGAGGTGGCCTGGTGCGACGAGATCGCCAAGTGGCGCAATGCCGAAGAGACCTGGGACATGCTGCAGTTCGGCCTGCGCCTGGGCGCGAGACCCCGGATCGTGGCCACCACCACACCGAAGCCGGTGCCGCTGCTCAAGCGGCTGCTGGCGGATGCGGGCACGCGGGTCTCCCGCGCCAGGACCCGGGACAACGCGGCCAACCTGGCGCCCACCTTCATCGCGGCGGTCGAAGGAAAATACGGCGGCACCAGGCTCGGCCGCCAGGAGCTCGACGGCGAGCTGATCGAGGATGATCCCGACGCGCTGTTCAAACGCGCCGACATCGAGGCGGGACGGCTGGCCGCAGCCCCGGACCTGGTCCGGGTCGTTGTCGCCGTCGACCCGCCGGCCACCGGCTCGGCCAGGGCCAATGCCTGCGGCATCGTCTGCGCCGGGATCGGCGGCGACGGGCGCGGCTACGTTCTGCACGACGGCTCGCTGGACGGCGCAGCACCCGGCCGCTGGGCAAAGCGCGCCATCGAGCTGTTGCACTCGTTCGAGGCGGACCGGTTGGTGGCGGAAGTCAATCAAGGGGGCGACATGGTCGAAGCGGTATTGCGCGAGGTGGACCCGGCGATCCCGTTTCGCGCGGTGCGGGCGAGCCGGGGCAAGCAGGTTCGCGCGGAACCGGTCGCAGCGCTCTACGAGCAGGGGCGGATATCGCATGTGGGGACCTTTCCCGAGCTCGAGGACGAGCTGGTGAGCTTCGCGCAGTTGGTGGCGAGCGCCGGGCGCAGCCCCGACCGGGCGGACGCCCTGGTCTGGGCCTTCACCGACCTGATGCTCGGCCGCCAGCGGGCGCCGCGCATCCGCGCGGTTTGA